A single Denticeps clupeoides chromosome 7, fDenClu1.1, whole genome shotgun sequence DNA region contains:
- the gpatch8 gene encoding G patch domain-containing protein 8 isoform X2, translating into MYKTVSYVYNRTSAVGVSVSVVCSCVLEDNIGHRLLQKHGWKLGQGLGKSMQGRTDPVPIILKYDVMGMGRMEMELDYAEDATEKRRVLEVEKEDTEELRQKYKDYAEKEKAIAKALEDLRANFYCELCDKQYQKHQEFDNHINSYDHAHKQRLKELKQREFARNVSSRSRKDGKKQEKMLRRLHELAEQRKQQDCTPGSGPMFKATTVAVDGEEGDAAYSDGVPMSADLPTDGSLGDDQSASPRPGPPISFSLGKSSASPTPTGGAQAPKVSVSFSFAKKAPVKLETAAAVFADHAEEVIEGEEGQEEGVERPVVEGDAADAGSSTEGPQVGAVAVVAGEEEDQPAADDGGSLTSTLNKLKMMMKKDEGYTGHEPQYYHYMPPAHCRVKPHFQFLLFMKASDQCESREEEDEEDEKKDAESEQISPDSDNCKSEMELEKESSPEQKEEPVPSLPQVKTEEGSGTPPPPGVDQAPAETSAEPAGDCKQSSPEALGSAGPGVTTGPFFPVLSKDESTTLQWPSELLEFTNTQPPLSYSCNPLYFDFKSSRNKCGRARQTQKPAKSVSAECTEAKPERSGSTAPASAKVAEPAAGPSAEHKDTGSTSAGAQDTDAGGPKKKKKKKKHKKSGKHSKHRDKGVADGAPGQEAAGEKTKKKKKHKKKKSKTKPSGEDDGDAGKEKQKEKYEEGKGAASAGTSPGVGSSADGGKRKRSFREASQKSGPDEAGTGKSGTSEEHNGSKRLKPDSSAPSCSASAQRSPSGRGRPPSSESEDEGGGSSKHSRPRRRSASPREQRRHRSEDSGRSRSRSSRRGDHGRRRRHRSQSYSSSEERSSGGSSVYSNYSRGSRSYSDTYSDYSDGDYRERSRRSKRRSDSCSDYDRRSDGRSRRHHYSSSSSEEDSRSRSRSHSRRKHRRHRRRRSSSRSSSRSSRSTSGTGRTWRGSSRSHSSDSCSSSSAKGSPHRHGRGRRSDSASARRDFNRSRIYRSQSPRSSSNRAGPRNSGSSSAQGPRAGGLGGSGEHRNPLTARQLLERIQSRKGSEDPAKAGLKLKDPPQGYFGPKLPPALGKPMLPLFGKLQSGRKPPLLPLSRSEDADKCRGKDSESASEVILVEPIREFPPPPPPPPVQPQPQQLEDSDLNTVVAEESRCPGTDQQVLHEAQAAFEQDPSMSLPAYQTEPGQDVPIMDRLLVQPEMGPQQTLHSYSGYPPSVLEEEDMGMEAEEDGLAPLESQPITFTPEEMEKYSKLQQAAQQHIQQQLLAKQVKTFTPVAAAAATASLAAAASLAAAPAPPPPPAALQQIHIQQPSVSAASAITTVQHAILQHHTATAMGIHPHHPHPAHAQLAQVHHIPQHHLTPISLSPLGHSLGHSLGHSLGHAGLIPAHPTAFLSGQPIHIIPASALHHTPLALHHVPHAALYPTLFAPRPATAAAAAALQLHPLLHPIFSGQDLQHPPSHGS; encoded by the exons atgtataaaacgGTGTCATATGTATATAACCGCACCTCTGCTGTTGGAGTGAGCGTGTCAGTCGTGTGCTCCTGTGTTTTAGAG GACAACATCGGCCACCGGCTACTGCAGAAACATGGCTGGAAACTGGGACAAGGCCTGGGCAAATCCATGCAGG GACGCACGGACCCTGTGCCCATCATCCTCAAATATGATGTCATGGGGATGGGACGCATGGAAATGGAG CTGGACTATGCAGAAGATGCCACAGAAAAAAGAAGAGTTCTGGAAGTGGAGAAAGAAGACACTGAGGAACTGCGGCAGAAGTACAAG GATTATGCAGAGAAGGAGAAAGCCATTGCCAAAGCTCTGGAGGACCTGAGGGCTAACTTCTACTGCGAGTTGTGTGATAAGCAGTACCAGAAACACCAGGAGTTTGACAACCACATCAACTCATATGACCACGCTCACAAACAG AGGCTGAAAGAACTGAAGCAGCGTGAGTTTGCACGTAATGTGTCGTCCCGCTCGCGGAAGGACGGAAAGAAGCAGGAGAAGATGTTGCGGAGGCTGCATGAGCTGGCCGAGCAGAGAAAACAGCAGGATTG CACCCCAGGAAGTGGCCCCATGTTCAAAGCCACCACTGTTGCAGTGGACGGAGAAGAAGGTGATGCCGCTTATTCAGATGGCGTTCCCATGTCAGCAGACTTGCCTACAGATGGAAGCTTGGGGGATGACCAAAGCGCTTCCCCAAGACCCGGGCCTCCAATCAGCTTTTCTTTAGGAAAGAGCAGTGCGTCTCCAACCCCAACAGGGGGAGCACAGGCTCCTAAAGTCAGCGTCTCGTTTTCTTTCGCTAAAAAAGCGCCCGTTAAGCTGGAGactgctgctgcagtctttgCTGACCATGCAGAGGAGGTGATCGAGGGGGAGGAAGGACAGGAGGAAGGTGTCGAGAGACCAGTTGTGGAGGGGGATGCTGCAGATGCAGGGTCTAGCACTGAAGGTCCCCAGGTCGGAGCCGTTGCCGTGGTAGCAGGGGAAGAAGAGGATCAGCCTGCAGCTGATGATGGAGGCAGCCTTACCTCCACCCTTAACAAACtcaagatgatgatgaagaaggacgAAGGCTATACCGGCCATGAGCCCCAGTACTATCACTACATGCCCCCAGCACACTGcagggtcaaaccccacttccagTTCTTGCTCTTCATGAAGGCATCGGATCAGTGTGAGAGCcgggaggaggaagacgaggaagaTGAGAAGAAAGATGCTGAGTCAGAGCAGATTTCACCCGACAGTGACAACTGCAAATCTGAGATGGAACTAGAAAAAGAGTCTTCTCCTGAACAGAAAGAAGAGCCAGTTCCTTCCTTACCTCAGGTGAAGACTGAAGAAGGAAGTGGaacccccccaccacctggTGTTGACCAGGCTCCTGCAGAAACCTCAGCAGAGCCCGCAGGAGACTGCAAGCAGAGTAGCCCAGAAGCCCTTGGTTCGGCCGGCCCTGGCGTGACAACTGGCCCGTTCTTCCCCGTGCTGAGTAAAGACGAGAGCACCACTCTGCAGTGGCCGTCAGAGCTTCTGGAGTTCACCAACACGCAGCCCCCGCTCTCCTACAGCTGCAACCCCCTCTACTTCGACTTCAAGAGCTCTCGCAACAAATGTGGCCGCGCCCGACAGACTCAGAAGCCTGCTAAATCTGTGAGTGCCGAGTGCACAGAAGCCAAGCCGGAAAGGTCGGGTTCTACCGCGCCCGCTTCGGCCAAGGTGGCGGAACCTGCAGCTGGGCCCAGCGCAGAGCACAAAGACACAGGGTCTACCTCCGCAGGAGCACAGGACACCGACGCAGGCGGtcccaagaagaagaagaagaagaagaaacacaagAAGTCCGGGAAACACTCCAAACACAGGGACAAGGGAGTCGCCGACGGAGCACCCGGCCAGGAGGCGGCGGGAGAGAAgaccaagaagaagaagaagcacaaaaagaagaaaagcaaaaCCAAACCGTCAGGGGAGGACGACGGGGATGCGGGGAAGGAGAAGCAGAAGGAGAAATATGAGGAGGGGAAAGGAGCAGCTTCTGCCGGGACGTCGCCGGGAGTCGGCTCGTCTGCAGACGGCGGTAAGCGGAAGCGGAGTTTCCGAGAGGCCTCCCAGAAATCGGGGCCAGACGAGGCCGGGACGGGGAAGTCGGGCACGTCGGAGGAGCATAACGGCAGCAAGCGTCTGAAGCCGGACTCGAGCGCCCCCTCCTGCTCCGCCTCCGCGCAGAGGAGTCCCTCCGGCAGGGGACGTCCCCCCAGCAGCGAGAGCGAGGACGAGGGCGGCGGCTCGTCCAAGCACTCGCGGCCCCGACGCCGCTCCGCGTCCCCCCGCGAGCAGCGGCGCCACCGCAGCGAGGACTCCGGCCGCTCCCGGAGCCGCTCGTCCCGCAGGGGCGACCACGGGCGCCGGCGCCGCCACCGCAGCCAGTCGTACAGCAGCTCGGAGGAGCGCTCGTCCGGCGGGAGCAGCGTCTACAGCAACTACAGCCGCGGCAGCCGCAGCTACTCCGACACCTACAGCGACTACAGCGACGGGGACTACCGGGAGCGCAGCCGGCGCTCCAAGCGCCGCTCCGACTCCTGCTCGGACTACGACCGCCGGAGCGACGGCCGCTCTCGTAGGCACCACtactcctcctcgtcctccgaGGAAGACTCGCGGTCCCGCTCGCGCTCGCACAGCCGCAGGAAGCACCGCCGGCACCGGCGGCGCCGCAGCAGCTCCCGCAGTTCCAGCCGCAGCAGCCGCAGCACCAGCGGCACCGGCCGGACCTGGAGGGGCAGCAGCCGCAGCCACAGCTCCgacagctgctcctccagctccgcCAAGGGCTCCCCGCACCGGCACGGGCGCGGCCGCCGGAGCGACAGCGCCAGCGCCCGCCGCGACTTCAACCGCTCTCGCATCTACCGCTCGCAGTCGCCCAGGTCCTCCTCCAACCGCGCCGGCCCGCGCAACAGCGGCTCCTCTTCGGCCCAGGGGCCCCGGGCGGGGGGCCTGGGGGGTTCGGGGGAGCACCGGAACCCTCTCACTGCCCGCCAGCTCCTGGAGAGGATTCAGTCCCGCAAAGGTTCCGAGGACCCGGCAAAAGCGGGACTCAAGCTGAAGGACCCGCCACAGGGCTACTTTGGGCCCAAGCTGCCGCCCGCCTTGGGGAAGCCCATGCTGCCCCTGTTCGGCAAGCTCCAGTCGGGGAGGAAACCGCCGCTGTTGCCCCTGAGTCGCTCGGAAGACGCTGACAAGTGTCGGGGGAAAGATTCCGAGTCTGCGAGTGAGGTCATTCTGGTGGAGCCCATTCGGGAGTTTCCGCCCCCTCCACCGCCGCCTCCTGTCCAGCCGCAGCCGCAGCAGCTTGAGGACAGCGACTTGAACACCGTCGTGGCCGAGGAATCGAGGTGTCCTGGAACAGACCAGCAGGTCCTCCACGAGGCCCAGGCCGCATTCGAGCAGGACCCTTCCATGTCCTTACCTGCCTACCAAACCGAGCCTGGACAAGACGTTCCCATCATGGACCGGCTGCTTGTCCAGCCCGAGATGGGTCCGCAACAGACCCTGCACTCTTACTCGGGGTATCCCCCCTCcgtcctggaggaggaggacatggGGATGGAGGCTGAAGAGGACGGGCTAGCGCCGCTGGAGAGCCAGCCCATCACGTTCACACCAGAGGAGATGGAGAAGTATAGCAAGCTGCAGCAGGCGGCACAGCAGCacatccagcagcagctcctggccAAGCAGGTGAAGACCTTCACCCCCGTGGCAGCGGCCGCGGCGACGGCCAGCCTGGCGGCAGCGGCGAGCCTGGCGGCTGCcccggccccgcctcctcccccAGCTGCTCTGCAGCAAATCCACATCCAGCAGCCGTCCGTGTCGGCGGCCTCGGCCATCACCACGGTGCAGCACGCCATCCTGCAGCATCACACGGCCACCGCCATGGGcatccacccccaccacccGCACCCAGCCCACGCCCAGCTCGCACAGGTTCACCACATCCCCCAGCACCACCTCACCCCCATCTCCCTCTCGCCCCTGGGCCACTCCCTCGGCCACTCCCTGGGCCACTCGTTAGGTCACGCCGGCCTTATTCCGGCCCACCCCACGGCCTTCCTATCAGGCCAGCCCATCCACATCATCCCGGCTTCGGCCCTCCACCACACACCCTTAGCCCTGCACCACGTGCCGCATGCCGCCCTGTACCCCACCCTGTTCGCGCCGCGCCCCGCCACTGCGGCCGCAGCGGCGGCGCTGCAGCTACACCCGCTCTTGCACCCCATCTTCTCTGGCCAGGACCTCCAGCACCCTCCCAGCCACGGCTCCTGA
- the gpatch8 gene encoding G patch domain-containing protein 8 isoform X1, with the protein MADRFSRFNEERDFQGGNHFDQYEEGQLELEQASLDKPIESDNIGHRLLQKHGWKLGQGLGKSMQGRTDPVPIILKYDVMGMGRMEMELDYAEDATEKRRVLEVEKEDTEELRQKYKDYAEKEKAIAKALEDLRANFYCELCDKQYQKHQEFDNHINSYDHAHKQRLKELKQREFARNVSSRSRKDGKKQEKMLRRLHELAEQRKQQDCTPGSGPMFKATTVAVDGEEGDAAYSDGVPMSADLPTDGSLGDDQSASPRPGPPISFSLGKSSASPTPTGGAQAPKVSVSFSFAKKAPVKLETAAAVFADHAEEVIEGEEGQEEGVERPVVEGDAADAGSSTEGPQVGAVAVVAGEEEDQPAADDGGSLTSTLNKLKMMMKKDEGYTGHEPQYYHYMPPAHCRVKPHFQFLLFMKASDQCESREEEDEEDEKKDAESEQISPDSDNCKSEMELEKESSPEQKEEPVPSLPQVKTEEGSGTPPPPGVDQAPAETSAEPAGDCKQSSPEALGSAGPGVTTGPFFPVLSKDESTTLQWPSELLEFTNTQPPLSYSCNPLYFDFKSSRNKCGRARQTQKPAKSVSAECTEAKPERSGSTAPASAKVAEPAAGPSAEHKDTGSTSAGAQDTDAGGPKKKKKKKKHKKSGKHSKHRDKGVADGAPGQEAAGEKTKKKKKHKKKKSKTKPSGEDDGDAGKEKQKEKYEEGKGAASAGTSPGVGSSADGGKRKRSFREASQKSGPDEAGTGKSGTSEEHNGSKRLKPDSSAPSCSASAQRSPSGRGRPPSSESEDEGGGSSKHSRPRRRSASPREQRRHRSEDSGRSRSRSSRRGDHGRRRRHRSQSYSSSEERSSGGSSVYSNYSRGSRSYSDTYSDYSDGDYRERSRRSKRRSDSCSDYDRRSDGRSRRHHYSSSSSEEDSRSRSRSHSRRKHRRHRRRRSSSRSSSRSSRSTSGTGRTWRGSSRSHSSDSCSSSSAKGSPHRHGRGRRSDSASARRDFNRSRIYRSQSPRSSSNRAGPRNSGSSSAQGPRAGGLGGSGEHRNPLTARQLLERIQSRKGSEDPAKAGLKLKDPPQGYFGPKLPPALGKPMLPLFGKLQSGRKPPLLPLSRSEDADKCRGKDSESASEVILVEPIREFPPPPPPPPVQPQPQQLEDSDLNTVVAEESRCPGTDQQVLHEAQAAFEQDPSMSLPAYQTEPGQDVPIMDRLLVQPEMGPQQTLHSYSGYPPSVLEEEDMGMEAEEDGLAPLESQPITFTPEEMEKYSKLQQAAQQHIQQQLLAKQVKTFTPVAAAAATASLAAAASLAAAPAPPPPPAALQQIHIQQPSVSAASAITTVQHAILQHHTATAMGIHPHHPHPAHAQLAQVHHIPQHHLTPISLSPLGHSLGHSLGHSLGHAGLIPAHPTAFLSGQPIHIIPASALHHTPLALHHVPHAALYPTLFAPRPATAAAAAALQLHPLLHPIFSGQDLQHPPSHGS; encoded by the exons GACAACATCGGCCACCGGCTACTGCAGAAACATGGCTGGAAACTGGGACAAGGCCTGGGCAAATCCATGCAGG GACGCACGGACCCTGTGCCCATCATCCTCAAATATGATGTCATGGGGATGGGACGCATGGAAATGGAG CTGGACTATGCAGAAGATGCCACAGAAAAAAGAAGAGTTCTGGAAGTGGAGAAAGAAGACACTGAGGAACTGCGGCAGAAGTACAAG GATTATGCAGAGAAGGAGAAAGCCATTGCCAAAGCTCTGGAGGACCTGAGGGCTAACTTCTACTGCGAGTTGTGTGATAAGCAGTACCAGAAACACCAGGAGTTTGACAACCACATCAACTCATATGACCACGCTCACAAACAG AGGCTGAAAGAACTGAAGCAGCGTGAGTTTGCACGTAATGTGTCGTCCCGCTCGCGGAAGGACGGAAAGAAGCAGGAGAAGATGTTGCGGAGGCTGCATGAGCTGGCCGAGCAGAGAAAACAGCAGGATTG CACCCCAGGAAGTGGCCCCATGTTCAAAGCCACCACTGTTGCAGTGGACGGAGAAGAAGGTGATGCCGCTTATTCAGATGGCGTTCCCATGTCAGCAGACTTGCCTACAGATGGAAGCTTGGGGGATGACCAAAGCGCTTCCCCAAGACCCGGGCCTCCAATCAGCTTTTCTTTAGGAAAGAGCAGTGCGTCTCCAACCCCAACAGGGGGAGCACAGGCTCCTAAAGTCAGCGTCTCGTTTTCTTTCGCTAAAAAAGCGCCCGTTAAGCTGGAGactgctgctgcagtctttgCTGACCATGCAGAGGAGGTGATCGAGGGGGAGGAAGGACAGGAGGAAGGTGTCGAGAGACCAGTTGTGGAGGGGGATGCTGCAGATGCAGGGTCTAGCACTGAAGGTCCCCAGGTCGGAGCCGTTGCCGTGGTAGCAGGGGAAGAAGAGGATCAGCCTGCAGCTGATGATGGAGGCAGCCTTACCTCCACCCTTAACAAACtcaagatgatgatgaagaaggacgAAGGCTATACCGGCCATGAGCCCCAGTACTATCACTACATGCCCCCAGCACACTGcagggtcaaaccccacttccagTTCTTGCTCTTCATGAAGGCATCGGATCAGTGTGAGAGCcgggaggaggaagacgaggaagaTGAGAAGAAAGATGCTGAGTCAGAGCAGATTTCACCCGACAGTGACAACTGCAAATCTGAGATGGAACTAGAAAAAGAGTCTTCTCCTGAACAGAAAGAAGAGCCAGTTCCTTCCTTACCTCAGGTGAAGACTGAAGAAGGAAGTGGaacccccccaccacctggTGTTGACCAGGCTCCTGCAGAAACCTCAGCAGAGCCCGCAGGAGACTGCAAGCAGAGTAGCCCAGAAGCCCTTGGTTCGGCCGGCCCTGGCGTGACAACTGGCCCGTTCTTCCCCGTGCTGAGTAAAGACGAGAGCACCACTCTGCAGTGGCCGTCAGAGCTTCTGGAGTTCACCAACACGCAGCCCCCGCTCTCCTACAGCTGCAACCCCCTCTACTTCGACTTCAAGAGCTCTCGCAACAAATGTGGCCGCGCCCGACAGACTCAGAAGCCTGCTAAATCTGTGAGTGCCGAGTGCACAGAAGCCAAGCCGGAAAGGTCGGGTTCTACCGCGCCCGCTTCGGCCAAGGTGGCGGAACCTGCAGCTGGGCCCAGCGCAGAGCACAAAGACACAGGGTCTACCTCCGCAGGAGCACAGGACACCGACGCAGGCGGtcccaagaagaagaagaagaagaagaaacacaagAAGTCCGGGAAACACTCCAAACACAGGGACAAGGGAGTCGCCGACGGAGCACCCGGCCAGGAGGCGGCGGGAGAGAAgaccaagaagaagaagaagcacaaaaagaagaaaagcaaaaCCAAACCGTCAGGGGAGGACGACGGGGATGCGGGGAAGGAGAAGCAGAAGGAGAAATATGAGGAGGGGAAAGGAGCAGCTTCTGCCGGGACGTCGCCGGGAGTCGGCTCGTCTGCAGACGGCGGTAAGCGGAAGCGGAGTTTCCGAGAGGCCTCCCAGAAATCGGGGCCAGACGAGGCCGGGACGGGGAAGTCGGGCACGTCGGAGGAGCATAACGGCAGCAAGCGTCTGAAGCCGGACTCGAGCGCCCCCTCCTGCTCCGCCTCCGCGCAGAGGAGTCCCTCCGGCAGGGGACGTCCCCCCAGCAGCGAGAGCGAGGACGAGGGCGGCGGCTCGTCCAAGCACTCGCGGCCCCGACGCCGCTCCGCGTCCCCCCGCGAGCAGCGGCGCCACCGCAGCGAGGACTCCGGCCGCTCCCGGAGCCGCTCGTCCCGCAGGGGCGACCACGGGCGCCGGCGCCGCCACCGCAGCCAGTCGTACAGCAGCTCGGAGGAGCGCTCGTCCGGCGGGAGCAGCGTCTACAGCAACTACAGCCGCGGCAGCCGCAGCTACTCCGACACCTACAGCGACTACAGCGACGGGGACTACCGGGAGCGCAGCCGGCGCTCCAAGCGCCGCTCCGACTCCTGCTCGGACTACGACCGCCGGAGCGACGGCCGCTCTCGTAGGCACCACtactcctcctcgtcctccgaGGAAGACTCGCGGTCCCGCTCGCGCTCGCACAGCCGCAGGAAGCACCGCCGGCACCGGCGGCGCCGCAGCAGCTCCCGCAGTTCCAGCCGCAGCAGCCGCAGCACCAGCGGCACCGGCCGGACCTGGAGGGGCAGCAGCCGCAGCCACAGCTCCgacagctgctcctccagctccgcCAAGGGCTCCCCGCACCGGCACGGGCGCGGCCGCCGGAGCGACAGCGCCAGCGCCCGCCGCGACTTCAACCGCTCTCGCATCTACCGCTCGCAGTCGCCCAGGTCCTCCTCCAACCGCGCCGGCCCGCGCAACAGCGGCTCCTCTTCGGCCCAGGGGCCCCGGGCGGGGGGCCTGGGGGGTTCGGGGGAGCACCGGAACCCTCTCACTGCCCGCCAGCTCCTGGAGAGGATTCAGTCCCGCAAAGGTTCCGAGGACCCGGCAAAAGCGGGACTCAAGCTGAAGGACCCGCCACAGGGCTACTTTGGGCCCAAGCTGCCGCCCGCCTTGGGGAAGCCCATGCTGCCCCTGTTCGGCAAGCTCCAGTCGGGGAGGAAACCGCCGCTGTTGCCCCTGAGTCGCTCGGAAGACGCTGACAAGTGTCGGGGGAAAGATTCCGAGTCTGCGAGTGAGGTCATTCTGGTGGAGCCCATTCGGGAGTTTCCGCCCCCTCCACCGCCGCCTCCTGTCCAGCCGCAGCCGCAGCAGCTTGAGGACAGCGACTTGAACACCGTCGTGGCCGAGGAATCGAGGTGTCCTGGAACAGACCAGCAGGTCCTCCACGAGGCCCAGGCCGCATTCGAGCAGGACCCTTCCATGTCCTTACCTGCCTACCAAACCGAGCCTGGACAAGACGTTCCCATCATGGACCGGCTGCTTGTCCAGCCCGAGATGGGTCCGCAACAGACCCTGCACTCTTACTCGGGGTATCCCCCCTCcgtcctggaggaggaggacatggGGATGGAGGCTGAAGAGGACGGGCTAGCGCCGCTGGAGAGCCAGCCCATCACGTTCACACCAGAGGAGATGGAGAAGTATAGCAAGCTGCAGCAGGCGGCACAGCAGCacatccagcagcagctcctggccAAGCAGGTGAAGACCTTCACCCCCGTGGCAGCGGCCGCGGCGACGGCCAGCCTGGCGGCAGCGGCGAGCCTGGCGGCTGCcccggccccgcctcctcccccAGCTGCTCTGCAGCAAATCCACATCCAGCAGCCGTCCGTGTCGGCGGCCTCGGCCATCACCACGGTGCAGCACGCCATCCTGCAGCATCACACGGCCACCGCCATGGGcatccacccccaccacccGCACCCAGCCCACGCCCAGCTCGCACAGGTTCACCACATCCCCCAGCACCACCTCACCCCCATCTCCCTCTCGCCCCTGGGCCACTCCCTCGGCCACTCCCTGGGCCACTCGTTAGGTCACGCCGGCCTTATTCCGGCCCACCCCACGGCCTTCCTATCAGGCCAGCCCATCCACATCATCCCGGCTTCGGCCCTCCACCACACACCCTTAGCCCTGCACCACGTGCCGCATGCCGCCCTGTACCCCACCCTGTTCGCGCCGCGCCCCGCCACTGCGGCCGCAGCGGCGGCGCTGCAGCTACACCCGCTCTTGCACCCCATCTTCTCTGGCCAGGACCTCCAGCACCCTCCCAGCCACGGCTCCTGA